A portion of the Limanda limanda chromosome 3, fLimLim1.1, whole genome shotgun sequence genome contains these proteins:
- the tle3b gene encoding transducin-like enhancer protein 3-B isoform X9, whose translation MYPQGRHPAPHQPGQPGFKFTVAESCDRIKDEFQFLQAQYHSLKVEYDKLANEKTEMQRHYVMYYEMSYGLNIEMHKQTEIAKRLNAILAQIMPFLSQEHQQQVAQAVERAKQVTMTELNAIIGQQQLQAQHLSHAAHGPPIQLPPHPSGLQPPGIPSVTGAGSGLLALGALGSQAHLPVKDEKNHHDLEHRERESSTNNSVSPSDSLRAASEKHRSSSDYGLDSKKRKVDDKDNMSRYDSDGDKSDDLVVDVSNEDPATPRASPAHSPPENGLDKSRGLKKDAAPNSPASVASSGSTPSSKAKDHAHNDKSSTPSLKSNTPTPRNEAPTPGTSTTPGLRPLTLGKPPGMEALTAPALRTPLSIAGSYATPFGMMSHHEMNGSLTSPSVYPGLISPQMSAAAAAAYGRSPIPGFDPHSHMRAPGLPASLTSISGGKPAYSFHVSADGQMQPVPFPPDALVGPGIPRHARQINTLSHGEVVCAVTISNPTRHVYTGGKGCVKIWDISQPGSKSPVSQLDCLNRDNYIRSCKLLPDGRTLIVGGEASTLTIWDLASQTPRIKAELTSSAPACYALAISPDAKVCFSCCSDGNIAVWDLHNQTLVRQFQGHTDGASCIDISHDGTKLWTGGLDNTVRSWDLREGRQLQQHDFTSQIFSLGYCPTGEWLAVGMESSNVEVLHHTKPDKYQLHLHESCVLSLKFAYCGKWFVSTGKDNLLNAWRTPYGASIFQSKESSSVLSCDISADDKYIVTGSGDKKATVYEVIY comes from the exons GCACCTCATCAGCCGGGGCAGCCTGGCTTCAAGTTCACCGTGGCCGAGTCCTGCGACCGGATCAAAGACGAGTTCCAGTTCCTGCAGGCCCAGTACCACAG cCTTAAAGTGGAGTACGACAAACTGGCCAATGAGAAGACGGAGATGCAGCGTCACTACGTCATG TACTACGAGATGTCCTATGGGCTCAACATTGAGATGCACAAACAG ACTGAGATTGCCAAACGTCTCAATGCAATTCTGGCTCAGATCATGCCATTCTTGTCACAAGAG CATCAACAGCAGGTGGCTCAAGCTGTTGAACGGGCCAAGCAGGTGACAATGACTGAGCTGAATGCGATCATCGGG cagcagcagctccaggcccAGCACCTCTCTCACGCCGCCCACGGCCCCCCGATCCAGCTGCCCCCTCACCCCTCAGGCCTGCAGCCGCCTGGCATCCCCTCGGTGACAGGCGCTGGCTCCGGCCTGCTGGCTCTGGGAGCTCTTGGCAGTCAGGCCCACCTGCCTGTGAAGGATGAGAAGAACCACCACGACCTGGAGCACCGAG AGCGCGAGTCGAGCACG AATAACTCGGTGTCGCCGTCAGACAGCCTACGGGCCGCGAGCGAGAAGCACCGCAGCTCTTCAGATTACGGCCTCGACTCCAAGAAACGCAAAGTGGACGACAAGGACAACATGAGCAGATAC GACAGCGACGGAGACAAGAGTGACGACCTGGTGGTGGACGTGTCCAACGAG GACCCGGCCACCCCCCGAGCCAGCCCGGCCCACTCGCCTCCGGAGAACGGCCTCGATAAATCCCGGGGCCTGAAGAAGGACGCCGCCCCCAACAGCCCCGCCTCCGTCGCCTCTTCCGGCAGCACACCGTCCTCCAAAGCAAAGGACCACGCCCAT AACGACAAGTCGTCCACGCCGAGCCTGAAGTCCAACACGCCCACACCCAGGAACGAGGCGCCGACCCCAGGAACCAGCACCACTCCAGGACTCCGACCGCTAACGCTGGGCAAACCCCCCGGCATGGAGGCACTAA CTGCTCCCGCCCTGCGCACGCCGCTGTCCATCGCAGGTTCCTACGCCACGCCGTTTGGAATGATGAGTCATCACGAGATGAACGGGTCCCTCACCAGCCCCAGCGTGTACCCGGGTCTCATCTCGCCTCAGATgagcgctgcagctgctgccgccTACGGACGCTCACCAATT ccggGGTTTGACCCTCATTCTCACATGAGAGCTCCGGGCCTGCCAGCCAGCCTCACGTCTATTTCTGGAGGAAAACC agcttattcTTTTCACGTGAGTGCAGATGGCCAGATGCAGCCCGTGCCCTTCCCTCCGGACGCCCTGGTGGGCCCGGGCATCCCGCGCCACGCTCGCCAGATCAACACGCTGAGCCACGGCGAGGTGGTGTGCGCTGTCACCATCAGCAACCCCACGCGTCACGTCTACACCGGCGGCAAGGGCTGTGTCAAGATCTGGGACATCAGCCAACCGGGCAGCAAGAGCCCAGTGTCCCAGCTCGACTGCCTG AACAGAGACAATTACATCCGCTCGTGCAAGCTGCTGCCTGACGGCCGCACCCTGATCGTGGGGGGGGAGGCCAGCACGCTGACCATCTGGGACCTGGCCTCACAGACGCCACGCATCAAGGCCGAGCTCACTTCCTCCGCTCCGGCCTGCTACGCCCTGGCCATCAGCCCCGACGCCAAGgtctgcttctcctgctgctccgaTGGGAACATCGCGGTGTGGGACCTCCACAACCAGACCCTCGTCAG GCAGTTCCAGGGCCACACAGACGGAGCCAGCTGCATCGACATCTCCCACGACGGGACCAAGCTGTGGACCGGAGGCCTGGACAACACCGTGCGCTCCTGGGACCTGAGGGAGGGACGGCAGCTCCAACAACACGACTTTACCTCacag ATCTTCTCTCTCGGCTACTGTCCCACCGGAGAGTGGCTGGCTGTCGGCATGGAGAGCAGCAACGTGGAAGTGCTTCATCACACCAAGCCCGACAAGTATCAGCTGCACCTGCACGAGAGCTGCGTCCTCTCACTCAAGTTCGCCTACTGTG GTAAATGGTTTGTGAGCACAGGGAAGGACAATCTGCTGAATGCATGGAGGACTCCTTATGGTGCCAGCATATTCCAG TCGAAGGAGTCGTCCTCCGTCCTGAGCTGTGACATCTCAGCAGACGACAAATACATCGTGACCGGATCCGGAGACAAGAAGGCCACGGTCTACGAGGTGATCTACTGA
- the tle3b gene encoding transducin-like enhancer protein 3-B isoform X2, which translates to MYPQGRHPAPHQPGQPGFKFTVAESCDRIKDEFQFLQAQYHSLKVEYDKLANEKTEMQRHYVMYYEMSYGLNIEMHKQTEIAKRLNAILAQIMPFLSQEHQQQVAQAVERAKQVTMTELNAIIGVRGLPNLPLTQQPPPHSAYPAFMQQQLQAQHLSHAAHGPPIQLPPHPSGLQPPGIPSVTGAGSGLLALGALGSQAHLPVKDEKNHHDLEHRERESSTNNSVSPSDSLRAASEKHRSSSDYGLDSKKRKVDDKDNMSRYDSDGDKSDDLVVDVSNEDPATPRASPAHSPPENGLDKSRGLKKDAAPNSPASVASSGSTPSSKAKDHAHNDKSSTPSLKSNTPTPRNEAPTPGTSTTPGLRPLTLGKPPGMEALTAPALRTPLSIAGSYATPFGMMSHHEMNGSLTSPSVYPGLISPQMSAAAAAAYGRSPIPGFDPHSHMRAPGLPASLTSISGGKPAYSFHVSADGQMQPVPFPPDALVGPGIPRHARQINTLSHGEVVCAVTISNPTRHVYTGGKGCVKIWDISQPGSKSPVSQLDCLNRDNYIRSCKLLPDGRTLIVGGEASTLTIWDLASQTPRIKAELTSSAPACYALAISPDAKVCFSCCSDGNIAVWDLHNQTLVRQFQGHTDGASCIDISHDGTKLWTGGLDNTVRSWDLREGRQLQQHDFTSQIFSLGYCPTGEWLAVGMESSNVEVLHHTKPDKYQLHLHESCVLSLKFAYCGKWFVSTGKDNLLNAWRTPYGASIFQSKESSSVLSCDISADDKYIVTGSGDKKATVYEVIY; encoded by the exons GCACCTCATCAGCCGGGGCAGCCTGGCTTCAAGTTCACCGTGGCCGAGTCCTGCGACCGGATCAAAGACGAGTTCCAGTTCCTGCAGGCCCAGTACCACAG cCTTAAAGTGGAGTACGACAAACTGGCCAATGAGAAGACGGAGATGCAGCGTCACTACGTCATG TACTACGAGATGTCCTATGGGCTCAACATTGAGATGCACAAACAG ACTGAGATTGCCAAACGTCTCAATGCAATTCTGGCTCAGATCATGCCATTCTTGTCACAAGAG CATCAACAGCAGGTGGCTCAAGCTGTTGAACGGGCCAAGCAGGTGACAATGACTGAGCTGAATGCGATCATCGGGGTACGTGGACTTCCCAATCTGCCTCTCACT cagcagccgccgccTCATAGTGCCTATCCAGCCTTCATG cagcagcagctccaggcccAGCACCTCTCTCACGCCGCCCACGGCCCCCCGATCCAGCTGCCCCCTCACCCCTCAGGCCTGCAGCCGCCTGGCATCCCCTCGGTGACAGGCGCTGGCTCCGGCCTGCTGGCTCTGGGAGCTCTTGGCAGTCAGGCCCACCTGCCTGTGAAGGATGAGAAGAACCACCACGACCTGGAGCACCGAG AGCGCGAGTCGAGCACG AATAACTCGGTGTCGCCGTCAGACAGCCTACGGGCCGCGAGCGAGAAGCACCGCAGCTCTTCAGATTACGGCCTCGACTCCAAGAAACGCAAAGTGGACGACAAGGACAACATGAGCAGATAC GACAGCGACGGAGACAAGAGTGACGACCTGGTGGTGGACGTGTCCAACGAG GACCCGGCCACCCCCCGAGCCAGCCCGGCCCACTCGCCTCCGGAGAACGGCCTCGATAAATCCCGGGGCCTGAAGAAGGACGCCGCCCCCAACAGCCCCGCCTCCGTCGCCTCTTCCGGCAGCACACCGTCCTCCAAAGCAAAGGACCACGCCCAT AACGACAAGTCGTCCACGCCGAGCCTGAAGTCCAACACGCCCACACCCAGGAACGAGGCGCCGACCCCAGGAACCAGCACCACTCCAGGACTCCGACCGCTAACGCTGGGCAAACCCCCCGGCATGGAGGCACTAA CTGCTCCCGCCCTGCGCACGCCGCTGTCCATCGCAGGTTCCTACGCCACGCCGTTTGGAATGATGAGTCATCACGAGATGAACGGGTCCCTCACCAGCCCCAGCGTGTACCCGGGTCTCATCTCGCCTCAGATgagcgctgcagctgctgccgccTACGGACGCTCACCAATT ccggGGTTTGACCCTCATTCTCACATGAGAGCTCCGGGCCTGCCAGCCAGCCTCACGTCTATTTCTGGAGGAAAACC agcttattcTTTTCACGTGAGTGCAGATGGCCAGATGCAGCCCGTGCCCTTCCCTCCGGACGCCCTGGTGGGCCCGGGCATCCCGCGCCACGCTCGCCAGATCAACACGCTGAGCCACGGCGAGGTGGTGTGCGCTGTCACCATCAGCAACCCCACGCGTCACGTCTACACCGGCGGCAAGGGCTGTGTCAAGATCTGGGACATCAGCCAACCGGGCAGCAAGAGCCCAGTGTCCCAGCTCGACTGCCTG AACAGAGACAATTACATCCGCTCGTGCAAGCTGCTGCCTGACGGCCGCACCCTGATCGTGGGGGGGGAGGCCAGCACGCTGACCATCTGGGACCTGGCCTCACAGACGCCACGCATCAAGGCCGAGCTCACTTCCTCCGCTCCGGCCTGCTACGCCCTGGCCATCAGCCCCGACGCCAAGgtctgcttctcctgctgctccgaTGGGAACATCGCGGTGTGGGACCTCCACAACCAGACCCTCGTCAG GCAGTTCCAGGGCCACACAGACGGAGCCAGCTGCATCGACATCTCCCACGACGGGACCAAGCTGTGGACCGGAGGCCTGGACAACACCGTGCGCTCCTGGGACCTGAGGGAGGGACGGCAGCTCCAACAACACGACTTTACCTCacag ATCTTCTCTCTCGGCTACTGTCCCACCGGAGAGTGGCTGGCTGTCGGCATGGAGAGCAGCAACGTGGAAGTGCTTCATCACACCAAGCCCGACAAGTATCAGCTGCACCTGCACGAGAGCTGCGTCCTCTCACTCAAGTTCGCCTACTGTG GTAAATGGTTTGTGAGCACAGGGAAGGACAATCTGCTGAATGCATGGAGGACTCCTTATGGTGCCAGCATATTCCAG TCGAAGGAGTCGTCCTCCGTCCTGAGCTGTGACATCTCAGCAGACGACAAATACATCGTGACCGGATCCGGAGACAAGAAGGCCACGGTCTACGAGGTGATCTACTGA
- the tle3b gene encoding transducin-like enhancer protein 3-B isoform X4, producing MYPQGRHPAPHQPGQPGFKFTVAESCDRIKDEFQFLQAQYHSLKVEYDKLANEKTEMQRHYVMYYEMSYGLNIEMHKQTEIAKRLNAILAQIMPFLSQEHQQQVAQAVERAKQVTMTELNAIIGVRGLPNLPLTQQPPPHSAYPAFMQQLQAQHLSHAAHGPPIQLPPHPSGLQPPGIPSVTGAGSGLLALGALGSQAHLPVKDEKNHHDLEHRERESSTNNSVSPSDSLRAASEKHRSSSDYGLDSKKRKVDDKDNMSRYDSDGDKSDDLVVDVSNEDPATPRASPAHSPPENGLDKSRGLKKDAAPNSPASVASSGSTPSSKAKDHAHNDKSSTPSLKSNTPTPRNEAPTPGTSTTPGLRPLTLGKPPGMEALTAPALRTPLSIAGSYATPFGMMSHHEMNGSLTSPSVYPGLISPQMSAAAAAAYGRSPIPGFDPHSHMRAPGLPASLTSISGGKPAYSFHVSADGQMQPVPFPPDALVGPGIPRHARQINTLSHGEVVCAVTISNPTRHVYTGGKGCVKIWDISQPGSKSPVSQLDCLNRDNYIRSCKLLPDGRTLIVGGEASTLTIWDLASQTPRIKAELTSSAPACYALAISPDAKVCFSCCSDGNIAVWDLHNQTLVRQFQGHTDGASCIDISHDGTKLWTGGLDNTVRSWDLREGRQLQQHDFTSQIFSLGYCPTGEWLAVGMESSNVEVLHHTKPDKYQLHLHESCVLSLKFAYCGKWFVSTGKDNLLNAWRTPYGASIFQSKESSSVLSCDISADDKYIVTGSGDKKATVYEVIY from the exons GCACCTCATCAGCCGGGGCAGCCTGGCTTCAAGTTCACCGTGGCCGAGTCCTGCGACCGGATCAAAGACGAGTTCCAGTTCCTGCAGGCCCAGTACCACAG cCTTAAAGTGGAGTACGACAAACTGGCCAATGAGAAGACGGAGATGCAGCGTCACTACGTCATG TACTACGAGATGTCCTATGGGCTCAACATTGAGATGCACAAACAG ACTGAGATTGCCAAACGTCTCAATGCAATTCTGGCTCAGATCATGCCATTCTTGTCACAAGAG CATCAACAGCAGGTGGCTCAAGCTGTTGAACGGGCCAAGCAGGTGACAATGACTGAGCTGAATGCGATCATCGGGGTACGTGGACTTCCCAATCTGCCTCTCACT cagcagccgccgccTCATAGTGCCTATCCAGCCTTCATG cagcagctccaggcccAGCACCTCTCTCACGCCGCCCACGGCCCCCCGATCCAGCTGCCCCCTCACCCCTCAGGCCTGCAGCCGCCTGGCATCCCCTCGGTGACAGGCGCTGGCTCCGGCCTGCTGGCTCTGGGAGCTCTTGGCAGTCAGGCCCACCTGCCTGTGAAGGATGAGAAGAACCACCACGACCTGGAGCACCGAG AGCGCGAGTCGAGCACG AATAACTCGGTGTCGCCGTCAGACAGCCTACGGGCCGCGAGCGAGAAGCACCGCAGCTCTTCAGATTACGGCCTCGACTCCAAGAAACGCAAAGTGGACGACAAGGACAACATGAGCAGATAC GACAGCGACGGAGACAAGAGTGACGACCTGGTGGTGGACGTGTCCAACGAG GACCCGGCCACCCCCCGAGCCAGCCCGGCCCACTCGCCTCCGGAGAACGGCCTCGATAAATCCCGGGGCCTGAAGAAGGACGCCGCCCCCAACAGCCCCGCCTCCGTCGCCTCTTCCGGCAGCACACCGTCCTCCAAAGCAAAGGACCACGCCCAT AACGACAAGTCGTCCACGCCGAGCCTGAAGTCCAACACGCCCACACCCAGGAACGAGGCGCCGACCCCAGGAACCAGCACCACTCCAGGACTCCGACCGCTAACGCTGGGCAAACCCCCCGGCATGGAGGCACTAA CTGCTCCCGCCCTGCGCACGCCGCTGTCCATCGCAGGTTCCTACGCCACGCCGTTTGGAATGATGAGTCATCACGAGATGAACGGGTCCCTCACCAGCCCCAGCGTGTACCCGGGTCTCATCTCGCCTCAGATgagcgctgcagctgctgccgccTACGGACGCTCACCAATT ccggGGTTTGACCCTCATTCTCACATGAGAGCTCCGGGCCTGCCAGCCAGCCTCACGTCTATTTCTGGAGGAAAACC agcttattcTTTTCACGTGAGTGCAGATGGCCAGATGCAGCCCGTGCCCTTCCCTCCGGACGCCCTGGTGGGCCCGGGCATCCCGCGCCACGCTCGCCAGATCAACACGCTGAGCCACGGCGAGGTGGTGTGCGCTGTCACCATCAGCAACCCCACGCGTCACGTCTACACCGGCGGCAAGGGCTGTGTCAAGATCTGGGACATCAGCCAACCGGGCAGCAAGAGCCCAGTGTCCCAGCTCGACTGCCTG AACAGAGACAATTACATCCGCTCGTGCAAGCTGCTGCCTGACGGCCGCACCCTGATCGTGGGGGGGGAGGCCAGCACGCTGACCATCTGGGACCTGGCCTCACAGACGCCACGCATCAAGGCCGAGCTCACTTCCTCCGCTCCGGCCTGCTACGCCCTGGCCATCAGCCCCGACGCCAAGgtctgcttctcctgctgctccgaTGGGAACATCGCGGTGTGGGACCTCCACAACCAGACCCTCGTCAG GCAGTTCCAGGGCCACACAGACGGAGCCAGCTGCATCGACATCTCCCACGACGGGACCAAGCTGTGGACCGGAGGCCTGGACAACACCGTGCGCTCCTGGGACCTGAGGGAGGGACGGCAGCTCCAACAACACGACTTTACCTCacag ATCTTCTCTCTCGGCTACTGTCCCACCGGAGAGTGGCTGGCTGTCGGCATGGAGAGCAGCAACGTGGAAGTGCTTCATCACACCAAGCCCGACAAGTATCAGCTGCACCTGCACGAGAGCTGCGTCCTCTCACTCAAGTTCGCCTACTGTG GTAAATGGTTTGTGAGCACAGGGAAGGACAATCTGCTGAATGCATGGAGGACTCCTTATGGTGCCAGCATATTCCAG TCGAAGGAGTCGTCCTCCGTCCTGAGCTGTGACATCTCAGCAGACGACAAATACATCGTGACCGGATCCGGAGACAAGAAGGCCACGGTCTACGAGGTGATCTACTGA
- the tle3b gene encoding transducin-like enhancer protein 3-B isoform X1, whose protein sequence is MYPQGRHPAPHQPGQPGFKFTVAESCDRIKDEFQFLQAQYHSLKVEYDKLANEKTEMQRHYVMYYEMSYGLNIEMHKQTEIAKRLNAILAQIMPFLSQEHQQQVAQAVERAKQVTMTELNAIIGVRGLPNLPLTQQQPPPHSAYPAFMQQQLQAQHLSHAAHGPPIQLPPHPSGLQPPGIPSVTGAGSGLLALGALGSQAHLPVKDEKNHHDLEHRERESSTNNSVSPSDSLRAASEKHRSSSDYGLDSKKRKVDDKDNMSRYDSDGDKSDDLVVDVSNEDPATPRASPAHSPPENGLDKSRGLKKDAAPNSPASVASSGSTPSSKAKDHAHNDKSSTPSLKSNTPTPRNEAPTPGTSTTPGLRPLTLGKPPGMEALTAPALRTPLSIAGSYATPFGMMSHHEMNGSLTSPSVYPGLISPQMSAAAAAAYGRSPIPGFDPHSHMRAPGLPASLTSISGGKPAYSFHVSADGQMQPVPFPPDALVGPGIPRHARQINTLSHGEVVCAVTISNPTRHVYTGGKGCVKIWDISQPGSKSPVSQLDCLNRDNYIRSCKLLPDGRTLIVGGEASTLTIWDLASQTPRIKAELTSSAPACYALAISPDAKVCFSCCSDGNIAVWDLHNQTLVRQFQGHTDGASCIDISHDGTKLWTGGLDNTVRSWDLREGRQLQQHDFTSQIFSLGYCPTGEWLAVGMESSNVEVLHHTKPDKYQLHLHESCVLSLKFAYCGKWFVSTGKDNLLNAWRTPYGASIFQSKESSSVLSCDISADDKYIVTGSGDKKATVYEVIY, encoded by the exons GCACCTCATCAGCCGGGGCAGCCTGGCTTCAAGTTCACCGTGGCCGAGTCCTGCGACCGGATCAAAGACGAGTTCCAGTTCCTGCAGGCCCAGTACCACAG cCTTAAAGTGGAGTACGACAAACTGGCCAATGAGAAGACGGAGATGCAGCGTCACTACGTCATG TACTACGAGATGTCCTATGGGCTCAACATTGAGATGCACAAACAG ACTGAGATTGCCAAACGTCTCAATGCAATTCTGGCTCAGATCATGCCATTCTTGTCACAAGAG CATCAACAGCAGGTGGCTCAAGCTGTTGAACGGGCCAAGCAGGTGACAATGACTGAGCTGAATGCGATCATCGGGGTACGTGGACTTCCCAATCTGCCTCTCACT cagcagcagccgccgccTCATAGTGCCTATCCAGCCTTCATG cagcagcagctccaggcccAGCACCTCTCTCACGCCGCCCACGGCCCCCCGATCCAGCTGCCCCCTCACCCCTCAGGCCTGCAGCCGCCTGGCATCCCCTCGGTGACAGGCGCTGGCTCCGGCCTGCTGGCTCTGGGAGCTCTTGGCAGTCAGGCCCACCTGCCTGTGAAGGATGAGAAGAACCACCACGACCTGGAGCACCGAG AGCGCGAGTCGAGCACG AATAACTCGGTGTCGCCGTCAGACAGCCTACGGGCCGCGAGCGAGAAGCACCGCAGCTCTTCAGATTACGGCCTCGACTCCAAGAAACGCAAAGTGGACGACAAGGACAACATGAGCAGATAC GACAGCGACGGAGACAAGAGTGACGACCTGGTGGTGGACGTGTCCAACGAG GACCCGGCCACCCCCCGAGCCAGCCCGGCCCACTCGCCTCCGGAGAACGGCCTCGATAAATCCCGGGGCCTGAAGAAGGACGCCGCCCCCAACAGCCCCGCCTCCGTCGCCTCTTCCGGCAGCACACCGTCCTCCAAAGCAAAGGACCACGCCCAT AACGACAAGTCGTCCACGCCGAGCCTGAAGTCCAACACGCCCACACCCAGGAACGAGGCGCCGACCCCAGGAACCAGCACCACTCCAGGACTCCGACCGCTAACGCTGGGCAAACCCCCCGGCATGGAGGCACTAA CTGCTCCCGCCCTGCGCACGCCGCTGTCCATCGCAGGTTCCTACGCCACGCCGTTTGGAATGATGAGTCATCACGAGATGAACGGGTCCCTCACCAGCCCCAGCGTGTACCCGGGTCTCATCTCGCCTCAGATgagcgctgcagctgctgccgccTACGGACGCTCACCAATT ccggGGTTTGACCCTCATTCTCACATGAGAGCTCCGGGCCTGCCAGCCAGCCTCACGTCTATTTCTGGAGGAAAACC agcttattcTTTTCACGTGAGTGCAGATGGCCAGATGCAGCCCGTGCCCTTCCCTCCGGACGCCCTGGTGGGCCCGGGCATCCCGCGCCACGCTCGCCAGATCAACACGCTGAGCCACGGCGAGGTGGTGTGCGCTGTCACCATCAGCAACCCCACGCGTCACGTCTACACCGGCGGCAAGGGCTGTGTCAAGATCTGGGACATCAGCCAACCGGGCAGCAAGAGCCCAGTGTCCCAGCTCGACTGCCTG AACAGAGACAATTACATCCGCTCGTGCAAGCTGCTGCCTGACGGCCGCACCCTGATCGTGGGGGGGGAGGCCAGCACGCTGACCATCTGGGACCTGGCCTCACAGACGCCACGCATCAAGGCCGAGCTCACTTCCTCCGCTCCGGCCTGCTACGCCCTGGCCATCAGCCCCGACGCCAAGgtctgcttctcctgctgctccgaTGGGAACATCGCGGTGTGGGACCTCCACAACCAGACCCTCGTCAG GCAGTTCCAGGGCCACACAGACGGAGCCAGCTGCATCGACATCTCCCACGACGGGACCAAGCTGTGGACCGGAGGCCTGGACAACACCGTGCGCTCCTGGGACCTGAGGGAGGGACGGCAGCTCCAACAACACGACTTTACCTCacag ATCTTCTCTCTCGGCTACTGTCCCACCGGAGAGTGGCTGGCTGTCGGCATGGAGAGCAGCAACGTGGAAGTGCTTCATCACACCAAGCCCGACAAGTATCAGCTGCACCTGCACGAGAGCTGCGTCCTCTCACTCAAGTTCGCCTACTGTG GTAAATGGTTTGTGAGCACAGGGAAGGACAATCTGCTGAATGCATGGAGGACTCCTTATGGTGCCAGCATATTCCAG TCGAAGGAGTCGTCCTCCGTCCTGAGCTGTGACATCTCAGCAGACGACAAATACATCGTGACCGGATCCGGAGACAAGAAGGCCACGGTCTACGAGGTGATCTACTGA